One genomic segment of Paenibacillus sp. FSL H8-0332 includes these proteins:
- a CDS encoding AAA family ATPase: protein MPKYWKEVVAGFIPVMLIFMAFVGINIFPVIIALGMVAALLFIAHARGGLAVNAGADKKRKKNGPSKLTFEEIGGQDNAKQELREALDFLIRHEEISKFGIRPLKGILLTGPPGTGKTLMAKAAAHYTDSVFVAASGSEFVEMYVGVGAGRVRDLFKDARTRALKENKQSAIIFIDEIDVIGGKREGGQQREYDQTLNQLLTEMDGIYNNDTPRILLVAATNRKEMLDSALLRPGRFDRHIQVDMPDKKGRKSILDLHAKNKPLHETVSLDKIAEEAYGFSGAQLESVMNEAAIYMMRENLTQVEQRHLSMAIDKVMMGEKTDRETNHEEKKRVAIHELGHAIMAELLRPGSVSQVTLTPRGQALGYVRHNPQTEQYLYTKDYLENQIMIALGGAAAEEMYYGGRSTGSRGDFDQALNIVETMMKSGLTSLGIANLQMVTTEELMKENSKILDELMIRTKELLEKQRNVFDYSLDILMKEEVLSGEQFRCQFRDSVLLPA from the coding sequence ATGCCTAAGTACTGGAAAGAGGTTGTAGCCGGTTTCATTCCGGTCATGCTGATTTTTATGGCTTTTGTCGGGATTAATATCTTCCCTGTAATCATAGCGCTAGGCATGGTTGCCGCACTCCTGTTCATAGCCCATGCCCGCGGCGGTCTGGCCGTCAATGCAGGTGCGGACAAGAAGCGTAAGAAGAACGGCCCCTCCAAGCTAACTTTTGAAGAGATCGGCGGACAGGACAATGCTAAACAGGAGCTGCGTGAAGCGCTGGACTTCCTGATCCGGCATGAAGAGATCAGCAAGTTCGGGATTCGTCCGCTCAAAGGAATTCTGTTAACCGGCCCTCCGGGAACCGGGAAGACGCTGATGGCCAAGGCTGCGGCGCATTATACCGATTCTGTGTTTGTAGCTGCTTCGGGCAGTGAATTCGTTGAGATGTATGTCGGCGTCGGTGCCGGACGGGTGCGCGATCTATTCAAGGATGCCCGCACACGCGCGCTCAAGGAGAATAAGCAAAGTGCCATTATTTTCATAGATGAGATCGACGTCATCGGCGGTAAACGCGAAGGCGGACAACAACGGGAATATGACCAGACACTTAATCAGCTGCTGACCGAGATGGACGGGATTTATAACAATGATACCCCGCGTATTCTGCTGGTAGCCGCAACGAACCGCAAAGAGATGCTGGACTCGGCATTGCTGCGTCCGGGCCGTTTTGACCGGCATATTCAGGTGGATATGCCTGACAAGAAAGGCCGCAAGTCGATTCTCGATCTCCATGCCAAGAACAAACCGCTGCACGAGACGGTGAGCTTGGATAAAATTGCCGAAGAAGCCTACGGCTTCTCAGGTGCACAGCTGGAGAGCGTGATGAATGAAGCGGCGATCTACATGATGCGTGAGAATCTGACCCAGGTGGAGCAGCGTCATCTCTCGATGGCGATTGACAAAGTGATGATGGGCGAGAAGACCGACCGCGAGACCAACCATGAAGAGAAGAAGCGTGTGGCGATTCACGAACTTGGACATGCTATTATGGCTGAACTGCTTCGCCCCGGAAGCGTCAGTCAGGTTACACTGACCCCGCGCGGGCAGGCCCTCGGTTATGTACGGCATAATCCGCAGACCGAGCAGTATCTGTATACGAAGGATTATCTGGAGAATCAGATTATGATCGCCCTGGGCGGAGCTGCCGCCGAAGAGATGTATTACGGAGGACGCAGTACCGGCTCCCGCGGAGATTTCGACCAGGCCCTGAATATTGTCGAGACCATGATGAAGTCAGGACTTACCTCACTCGGAATTGCGAATCTGCAAATGGTTACCACGGAAGAGCTGATGAAGGAGAATAGTAAAATCCTGGATGAGCTGATGATTCGTACAAAAGAGCTGCTGGAGAAGCAAAGAAATGTATTTGATTACTCCCTTGACATTTTAATGAAGGAAGAAGTTCTCTCCGGAGAGCAATTTCGTTGTCAATTTCGTGACAGTGTCCTTTTACCGGCATAA
- a CDS encoding aminoglycoside adenylyltransferase domain-containing protein: MEILAYLDQAVDLFKEELGDNLSGVYLHGSLAMGCFQADSSDIDLLIVIQDKLSAEASQRLAGLIVAYHDSLPNKRGIELSIVLKTYLRNFVYPTPFEFHFSEAHLERYRTDENYLCGGFEDADLAAHFAVVYHRGFILYGEPIREAFAPVDRRYYLDSIVRDVEDAPQNINKSPVYYTLNLCRVLYYLQEDYISSKKEGGEWGLQHLPERFHGLLRRCLEEYRGAVSDQGYDLELLTDFAEYMTGEIKR; encoded by the coding sequence TTGGAGATATTAGCATATTTGGATCAGGCGGTGGATTTGTTCAAGGAGGAGCTGGGGGATAATCTGTCGGGGGTTTACCTGCATGGCTCGCTGGCCATGGGCTGTTTTCAAGCGGATTCAAGCGATATTGATCTGCTGATCGTCATACAGGACAAGCTGTCCGCAGAGGCCAGTCAGAGACTTGCCGGGCTTATCGTAGCCTATCATGACAGTCTGCCGAATAAGCGCGGAATCGAACTGTCTATCGTCCTGAAGACATATCTGCGCAATTTTGTGTATCCTACGCCGTTTGAATTTCACTTTTCGGAAGCTCATTTAGAGCGGTATAGAACCGATGAGAATTATCTGTGCGGCGGTTTTGAGGATGCTGATCTTGCGGCGCATTTTGCAGTGGTCTACCATCGTGGGTTTATCTTGTACGGGGAGCCGATCCGCGAGGCCTTTGCGCCGGTAGACCGCAGGTACTATCTGGATTCCATTGTCCGGGATGTCGAAGATGCGCCGCAGAATATTAATAAATCTCCGGTCTATTACACACTGAATCTATGCAGAGTGCTCTACTATTTGCAGGAGGATTATATCTCTTCCAAGAAGGAAGGCGGAGAGTGGGGACTGCAGCATTTGCCGGAACGCTTTCACGGGCTGCTCAGAAGATGCCTGGAAGAGTATAGAGGAGCGGTTAGCGACCAAGGCTATGACCTGGAGCTTTTAACTGATTTCGCGGAATATATGACTGGTGAAATTAAGCGTTAG